A single genomic interval of Agarivorans aestuarii harbors:
- the flgN gene encoding flagellar export chaperone FlgN — MIAPLLNTQEQQLTLLLSLLEQEKVALEQDDTIALYAIAEQKEQALTLIACADEEIAASSGKEQLNSDPQFVQQVDTIKSLLAQCQELNQLNGEIIKTSNEKVKQLSAVIDQLQNQNASTYDKLGKKHSSQRMGKGFKA; from the coding sequence ATGATCGCCCCACTACTGAATACTCAAGAGCAGCAACTCACCTTGCTGCTTTCTCTTTTGGAACAAGAAAAAGTTGCTCTTGAACAAGACGACACCATTGCTCTCTATGCTATCGCTGAACAAAAAGAACAAGCACTAACGCTAATAGCTTGCGCTGATGAAGAAATAGCAGCGTCTTCCGGTAAGGAACAGCTGAACTCTGATCCTCAGTTTGTTCAACAAGTCGATACCATCAAAAGTTTGCTTGCCCAATGCCAAGAGCTAAATCAGCTAAATGGCGAGATAATTAAAACCAGCAATGAAAAAGTCAAACAACTCAGTGCGGTAATTGATCAGCTGCAAAACCAAAATGCGTCTACCTACGACAAACTTGGTAAAAAACACAGCTCACAACGAATGGGTAAAGGCTTTAAAGCTTAA
- the flgE gene encoding flagellar hook protein FlgE, whose protein sequence is MSFNIALSGINASQKDLDVTANNIANVNTIGFKESRAEFADVYATSIFSNARTAVGNGVKTVDVAQQFHQGSLNFTQNALDMAISGEGFFVTASDLTTQTREFTRAGAFKLNADNFIVNSQGQYLQGYTVNSSGTPSAVSMAATNAIQISAEVGNPTMTSQVDMSFNLPSSGTTHDIGDFDPTDSNTYTSATSVTVYDSQGGSHVAETFFIKDDTTANTWHKLIYIDGQPVDVAGGTANTPNAGNANPNIPASATLTFDNTGALASTAPAIIETVALGTAPPNGPGGVWDPVTGSVDPTQTITFNLNGPTQYNSAFEVSSLSQDGSTVGKLTGIDIGPDGLVVASYSNGETTNIAKVSVAKFANNQGLSQIGDTAWQQTQLSGEAIAGEGNSGTFGKINSASLEQANVNLTEQLVNLISAQRNFQANSRALEVNSTLQQTIIQIR, encoded by the coding sequence ATGTCATTTAATATCGCTCTAAGCGGCATCAATGCCTCGCAAAAGGATCTTGACGTAACGGCGAACAATATTGCTAACGTCAACACCATTGGTTTTAAAGAGTCGCGTGCTGAGTTTGCCGATGTGTATGCAACATCGATTTTCTCAAATGCTCGTACTGCCGTGGGTAATGGTGTTAAAACCGTAGATGTTGCCCAGCAATTCCACCAAGGTAGTCTTAACTTTACCCAGAATGCCTTAGATATGGCGATTAGCGGCGAAGGCTTTTTTGTTACCGCGTCAGACTTAACCACCCAAACGCGAGAATTTACTCGTGCAGGTGCCTTTAAGTTAAACGCTGATAACTTTATTGTTAACTCACAGGGTCAGTACCTGCAAGGTTATACTGTGAACAGCAGCGGTACACCCTCTGCTGTAAGTATGGCAGCAACCAACGCGATTCAAATTAGTGCTGAAGTGGGTAACCCTACTATGACCAGCCAAGTCGATATGAGTTTTAACTTGCCTTCTAGTGGCACTACTCATGATATTGGCGATTTTGATCCAACTGATAGTAATACTTACACTTCGGCTACGTCTGTGACGGTGTATGATTCGCAAGGTGGGTCGCATGTCGCAGAGACCTTCTTTATTAAAGATGACACCACGGCAAATACTTGGCACAAGTTGATATACATTGACGGCCAACCTGTAGATGTTGCTGGCGGTACGGCTAATACACCTAATGCGGGTAATGCTAACCCTAACATTCCAGCTTCTGCTACTTTAACTTTCGACAACACCGGTGCCTTAGCGTCAACTGCGCCTGCCATTATTGAAACCGTCGCTCTTGGTACGGCTCCACCAAACGGCCCTGGTGGTGTTTGGGATCCTGTGACCGGTTCTGTAGACCCAACACAAACCATTACCTTTAACTTAAATGGCCCAACTCAATACAATTCAGCCTTTGAGGTGTCTAGCTTATCGCAGGATGGTTCTACCGTTGGTAAATTGACAGGTATCGATATTGGTCCAGACGGTTTGGTTGTTGCTTCATACAGTAATGGGGAAACCACTAACATTGCTAAAGTATCGGTAGCAAAATTTGCCAATAACCAAGGTTTATCGCAAATTGGCGATACTGCATGGCAACAAACTCAATTAAGTGGTGAAGCCATTGCTGGTGAAGGTAACTCGGGTACATTTGGTAAAATTAACTCGGCTTCTTTAGAGCAAGCTAACGTTAACTTAACTGAGCAGTTAGTGAATTTGATTAGCGCCCAGCGTAACTTCCAGGCTAACTCTCGAGCCCTAGAAGTTAACTCAACGCTACAGCAAACCATTATTCAAATTCGTTAA
- a CDS encoding flagellar assembly protein T N-terminal domain-containing protein, protein MKQIILLVGMLISMSTQAIWYEAKGQATIVNNDFEQAKSIATQDAVKQLLLYSGASVTSISKVSGGQLTLDQIEVVSKGSLHNLTVLDEGNHGQQYYIILQADVFPASSQCKASGYSKNMLLLPPFLKQQHQARVGQLQELSPAVEQRTYDIARQVGNQFNVKPPPKLPLNYYKPGEHNYKGIKDVADRYGAQYLLGLEIENISLDQVHKPKFINLSYPQRYFVVNARVYNAIDLEEIYNKRFSVNAPWEFDAREVVSPHSAEFWLSAYGETVNSTLQQVVTEVDALLACQPLQGSVVKVLGPDRWQINLGKANQLNRGMLLNLIHQNYHWGNWDIPRQEQIMADSMVRIEQVYQESAIVVAVDPSMTANIQLGDLVSKQ, encoded by the coding sequence ATGAAACAGATAATTCTTTTAGTTGGGATGCTTATTAGCATGTCAACACAGGCAATATGGTACGAGGCGAAAGGCCAAGCCACCATCGTAAATAACGACTTTGAGCAAGCCAAGAGCATAGCCACACAAGATGCGGTTAAACAGTTATTGTTGTATTCGGGGGCGTCTGTCACCAGCATCAGCAAAGTCTCTGGCGGGCAACTCACGCTTGATCAAATTGAAGTGGTCTCCAAAGGTTCCTTGCACAACTTAACCGTGTTAGATGAAGGTAATCACGGCCAGCAATACTATATTATCTTACAAGCCGACGTATTCCCGGCCTCCAGCCAATGTAAGGCCAGTGGTTATAGTAAAAACATGTTGCTACTCCCTCCCTTCTTAAAGCAACAGCATCAAGCGCGTGTTGGCCAACTACAAGAATTGTCACCCGCTGTTGAACAACGAACCTACGACATTGCTCGCCAGGTGGGTAATCAGTTCAACGTAAAGCCCCCACCTAAATTACCCCTAAACTATTACAAGCCGGGAGAGCACAACTACAAGGGTATTAAAGACGTAGCAGATCGTTATGGCGCGCAATATCTGCTTGGCTTAGAAATCGAGAATATTTCGCTAGACCAAGTGCACAAACCTAAATTTATAAACCTTAGTTATCCTCAACGTTACTTTGTGGTTAATGCCAGGGTATACAACGCCATTGATTTAGAAGAAATATACAACAAGCGCTTTTCGGTAAACGCTCCTTGGGAGTTTGACGCCAGAGAAGTGGTATCACCCCACTCTGCCGAATTTTGGTTATCAGCCTATGGCGAAACAGTAAACTCTACCTTGCAACAAGTGGTGACCGAAGTAGATGCCCTGCTCGCTTGCCAACCCTTGCAAGGCAGTGTGGTAAAAGTTCTTGGTCCTGATCGCTGGCAAATCAATTTGGGTAAAGCTAACCAACTCAACCGCGGCATGCTGTTAAACCTTATCCATCAAAACTATCACTGGGGTAACTGGGATATTCCGCGCCAAGAACAAATCATGGCCGATAGCATGGTAAGAATTGAGCAAGTGTATCAAGAGAGTGCCATCGTGGTAGCGGTAGACCCAAGCATGACTGCGAATATCCAACTTGGTGACTTAGTAAGCAAACAGTAA
- the flgM gene encoding flagellar biosynthesis anti-sigma factor FlgM — translation MALNINNLGGNRPSQVDSNRVADKGTKESAEQRSTAGSAAAQDSVMLTNEAQQLNRIQQNLLSDSDSRSSKLESIKQAVADGTYQVDANKVAQKMGDFESEFNKALG, via the coding sequence ATGGCTTTAAATATTAACAACTTAGGTGGGAACCGTCCTAGTCAAGTAGACTCGAATCGAGTTGCTGACAAAGGCACAAAAGAAAGCGCTGAACAACGTTCAACCGCTGGTTCTGCTGCAGCCCAGGATTCAGTTATGCTTACAAACGAAGCACAACAACTAAACCGTATTCAGCAGAATTTGCTCAGTGATTCAGATAGCAGAAGCTCTAAGCTAGAATCAATTAAGCAAGCGGTGGCCGATGGAACTTATCAAGTAGATGCCAATAAAGTTGCACAAAAAATGGGTGACTTTGAAAGTGAGTTTAATAAAGCGCTTGGATAA
- the flgC gene encoding flagellar basal body rod protein FlgC, translating to MSFFNVFDISASAMKAQSVRLNTTASNLANADSISSSIDQTYRARKPVFEAELNKASQAQLESAQVKVAGIVESDAPLRKEYYPEHPMANEEGYIFKPNVNVIEEMADMMSASRSYQANVQVAEAAKQMLNSTLNLGKS from the coding sequence ATGAGCTTTTTTAATGTTTTTGATATTTCAGCTTCGGCCATGAAGGCTCAGTCAGTACGTTTAAATACTACTGCCAGTAACCTCGCCAATGCCGACAGCATTAGTTCAAGTATCGACCAAACTTATCGAGCAAGAAAACCTGTGTTTGAAGCTGAGCTAAACAAAGCTTCTCAAGCACAGCTTGAATCTGCCCAAGTTAAAGTAGCGGGCATTGTTGAATCGGATGCACCGTTACGTAAAGAGTACTATCCAGAACACCCGATGGCGAATGAAGAAGGGTATATATTCAAGCCCAACGTAAATGTTATTGAAGAAATGGCCGATATGATGAGTGCATCGCGCTCTTATCAAGCGAATGTTCAAGTAGCAGAAGCCGCTAAGCAAATGCTTAATAGCACGCTTAATCTGGGTAAAAGTTAA
- the flgB gene encoding flagellar basal body rod protein FlgB, with protein sequence MAITFDKALGVHQHTVGVRARRSEVIASNIANADTPNYKARDIDFNKAFAAAKSKQGGGMQITNERHISGGNSQFAELGFQVPDQPDTGDGNTVDVQKEKAEFMQNGLEYQAGIGFLSSKFSGLRNAIKGGQ encoded by the coding sequence ATGGCAATAACATTTGATAAAGCATTAGGCGTTCATCAGCATACTGTAGGTGTAAGAGCCCGCCGTTCTGAGGTGATTGCAAGTAACATTGCTAATGCCGATACACCTAACTATAAAGCACGAGATATAGATTTTAATAAAGCATTTGCTGCCGCTAAAAGTAAGCAGGGTGGTGGAATGCAGATCACTAATGAGCGCCACATAAGCGGCGGTAATAGCCAGTTTGCCGAATTAGGCTTTCAAGTGCCGGATCAGCCAGATACTGGCGACGGCAATACCGTTGATGTACAGAAAGAAAAGGCCGAATTTATGCAGAACGGCTTGGAATACCAGGCAGGAATTGGTTTTCTTTCTAGTAAATTTAGTGGCTTGCGTAATGCAATTAAGGGAGGTCAATAA
- a CDS encoding LPP20 family lipoprotein gives MNNLYFRSWFISLAVLLLLACTPTTQVKQVEWTYEPPGDFTVVNAVGYAPISQQRGADMSAKQLRAMKASKLDAYRELSEQVYGQHIDSTATVSDMVLGNERLAASVAGVIRGAKVINAYAVDDVYVTELQLDFREVYRVTMSMAPTRHLESQKTVHF, from the coding sequence ATGAACAATCTGTACTTTAGATCGTGGTTTATTAGTTTAGCGGTTTTGTTGTTGCTAGCTTGTACGCCAACAACCCAAGTTAAACAAGTTGAATGGACTTATGAGCCACCGGGTGACTTTACCGTGGTTAATGCTGTTGGCTATGCGCCTATTAGTCAGCAACGTGGCGCAGACATGAGCGCTAAACAATTACGCGCAATGAAAGCCTCGAAGCTGGACGCATACAGAGAGCTTTCTGAGCAAGTGTATGGCCAACATATCGATAGTACCGCAACTGTCAGCGATATGGTGCTTGGCAACGAGCGTTTAGCCGCCTCGGTTGCTGGGGTAATTCGTGGTGCTAAAGTGATTAATGCCTACGCGGTTGACGATGTATATGTTACAGAGTTGCAACTGGATTTTAGAGAGGTTTACCGGGTTACTATGTCAATGGCGCCAACTCGCCATCTTGAGAGTCAAAAAACCGTTCATTTTTAG
- a CDS encoding FlgO family outer membrane protein, whose protein sequence is MKGISLVALATSMLVGCSSSPSMQKVVVYDGSKHHAAHTHNSHYMEGVVDENGQLFLSGMQSRSLNPAGPDMSDPDAQHSLTDYVNLMSQRLVSSSHFVNADTPIGVASFVPLDNLRTTDLFGMQLAESFVYEMQQSGFSVIDYKTTGFIRITPEGDFVYSRNVKELSKRLPIEYLLVGTFSKSNNGILVNARIVGAQSKVVVASAQELIPNDVYQSKVPAPVKRDGVMIIESRKQASKTKMPMGERG, encoded by the coding sequence ATGAAAGGTATATCTTTAGTGGCCTTGGCTACTTCAATGCTGGTGGGCTGTTCTAGCTCTCCCTCGATGCAGAAGGTCGTGGTGTACGATGGCTCAAAACATCACGCCGCGCATACTCACAACTCCCATTATATGGAAGGCGTTGTTGACGAAAATGGCCAATTATTCCTAAGTGGGATGCAAAGCCGTTCACTTAATCCTGCTGGACCTGACATGAGCGACCCCGACGCGCAGCACTCGCTTACCGATTATGTAAATCTAATGTCGCAACGTTTAGTGTCTAGCTCGCACTTTGTGAACGCCGATACTCCTATTGGCGTGGCTTCTTTTGTACCTTTAGACAACCTTCGCACTACCGATTTATTTGGTATGCAGTTGGCTGAAAGCTTTGTATATGAAATGCAGCAGAGCGGCTTCTCGGTGATTGATTACAAAACAACGGGCTTTATCCGTATTACTCCTGAAGGTGATTTTGTATATAGCCGTAATGTAAAAGAGTTATCTAAGCGTTTGCCAATTGAATATCTATTAGTCGGCACCTTTAGTAAATCCAATAACGGTATTTTGGTGAATGCCCGAATCGTTGGAGCGCAATCAAAAGTTGTGGTTGCTTCTGCTCAAGAGCTTATTCCAAATGACGTCTATCAAAGCAAAGTGCCTGCACCGGTTAAGCGAGATGGGGTAATGATTATTGAGTCGCGTAAACAAGCCAGCAAAACTAAGATGCCGATGGGTGAACGTGGTTAG
- a CDS encoding CheR family methyltransferase, which yields MRTITDDVYKQFCGFLEKQCGIVLGDNKQYLVKSRLSPLMSQYSVESLTELVQKAMSLRERDLRAAVVDAMTTNETLWFRDTYPFQLLGDKILPEFAKLSRPVKIWSAASSSGQEPYSIMMTSLEYQARRPGTLPMGVQVVGTDISPSMLEHCKRGEYDTLALARGLSPERKRQFFEATTDGRFRVNDKVRKNVSFRPLNLLDSYALMGKFDIIFCRNVLIYFNADVKSKILNQFAQALNPNGYLMLGASESITGLTDRFNMLRCHPGIVYQLK from the coding sequence TTGAGAACCATAACAGATGATGTGTATAAACAGTTTTGCGGCTTTTTAGAAAAGCAGTGCGGAATTGTATTAGGTGACAACAAGCAATACTTAGTAAAGAGCCGTTTATCGCCGTTGATGTCTCAGTACTCTGTAGAAAGTCTTACCGAGCTAGTTCAAAAAGCTATGAGCTTACGTGAGCGAGATTTACGTGCGGCCGTGGTTGATGCCATGACCACCAATGAAACATTGTGGTTTAGGGATACTTATCCTTTTCAATTACTCGGTGACAAAATCTTACCCGAGTTCGCTAAGTTATCGAGGCCAGTTAAAATTTGGTCAGCGGCTAGTTCCTCTGGGCAAGAGCCTTATTCGATTATGATGACTTCACTGGAGTATCAAGCGAGACGCCCTGGGACTTTACCAATGGGCGTGCAGGTAGTGGGCACTGACATATCACCGTCAATGTTGGAGCACTGCAAGCGTGGTGAATATGACACCTTGGCTTTGGCTCGTGGTTTATCACCAGAACGTAAGCGTCAGTTTTTTGAAGCGACTACCGATGGCAGATTTAGAGTTAATGATAAAGTGCGTAAAAATGTCAGCTTCAGACCGCTGAATCTTTTAGATAGCTATGCACTAATGGGTAAGTTCGATATCATTTTTTGCCGGAATGTGCTGATTTACTTTAATGCCGATGTGAAATCGAAGATCCTTAACCAGTTTGCTCAAGCATTAAATCCCAATGGATATTTAATGTTAGGGGCTTCTGAATCGATTACCGGCTTAACCGATCGTTTTAATATGCTACGTTGTCACCCCGGCATTGTTTATCAATTAAAATAG
- the flgA gene encoding flagellar basal body P-ring formation chaperone FlgA — translation MLIKIAASLVLFCFSLTAHTSELHSQLEKAAVDFVRSQITHDNRQKIDLTANQLDERVAIPDCLTPYRYSLANGEVRRNTSVLVTCDEQANWRLYIPVRKQVLLAVVVAASPIQEGAALTNAQLTTNFLPENRLRGSYFTELEPLVGAKLRRAMRKDQIITGRDICIVCKGDAVTISANAGGLNVTTQGTALSSGTIGDTIRARNNQSQRLVTGRVKAIGIIEVNL, via the coding sequence ATGTTGATAAAAATTGCAGCTTCACTCGTATTATTTTGTTTTAGTCTTACTGCTCACACTAGTGAGCTGCATTCGCAGCTTGAAAAAGCAGCAGTAGATTTCGTTCGCTCGCAGATAACTCACGACAATCGTCAAAAAATTGATCTCACTGCCAACCAACTGGATGAGCGGGTCGCTATTCCCGATTGTTTAACCCCTTACCGCTATAGCCTGGCCAATGGTGAAGTAAGAAGAAACACCAGTGTCTTAGTGACTTGTGACGAACAGGCAAACTGGCGTCTATATATCCCGGTACGCAAACAAGTATTGCTTGCTGTAGTCGTTGCAGCCTCACCAATTCAAGAAGGGGCTGCTTTAACTAACGCACAACTTACCACGAATTTTTTGCCCGAGAACCGCTTACGCGGTAGTTACTTCACTGAGCTAGAGCCTCTAGTTGGTGCTAAACTTAGACGAGCAATGCGTAAAGACCAAATCATAACCGGGCGCGATATTTGCATAGTATGCAAAGGTGATGCTGTTACCATCTCCGCCAACGCAGGTGGACTGAATGTAACAACCCAAGGTACCGCTTTGTCTAGTGGTACTATCGGTGATACCATTCGGGCTAGAAATAATCAGTCTCAGCGTCTGGTCACCGGCCGAGTAAAGGCGATTGGAATAATTGAGGTAAATCTTTAA
- a CDS encoding FlgO family outer membrane protein: MRYTTLFILLVTLQGCNTSLHHVSNYPYVEPREQQDAALYVHVDNLSQQLTDDVDLTETDSVAISTVVDLDNLQSSDGFGRQVAEAMFAALSREGVNMVEPRLTGRLQMDPGFGEFSLSRDAELLRTEMEITYVVVGSFQRTTSGRHVNLRLVELSSQAVVSAAYQFIPNMAGATSPRVTSVNGSLQRHEQSVL; the protein is encoded by the coding sequence ATGCGATATACGACACTATTTATTTTGCTGGTAACGCTACAAGGATGCAATACCAGTTTACATCATGTTTCTAATTATCCTTATGTGGAGCCGCGAGAGCAGCAAGATGCCGCTTTGTATGTGCATGTCGACAACCTGTCTCAACAGCTAACTGATGACGTGGATTTAACTGAAACTGACTCTGTGGCCATAAGCACGGTGGTGGATTTAGACAACTTGCAATCGAGCGATGGATTTGGGCGGCAAGTGGCAGAGGCAATGTTTGCCGCTTTATCGCGTGAAGGCGTAAATATGGTAGAGCCTCGCCTTACTGGACGTTTGCAAATGGACCCTGGGTTCGGTGAATTTTCGTTATCGCGAGATGCTGAATTACTGAGAACTGAAATGGAAATTACCTATGTGGTGGTTGGCAGTTTTCAGCGAACAACTTCGGGCAGGCATGTGAACCTTCGTTTAGTTGAGCTATCTAGCCAAGCAGTTGTGTCGGCTGCTTATCAATTTATCCCCAATATGGCGGGGGCAACTTCACCGCGTGTGACTAGTGTTAATGGGAGCTTGCAGCGTCATGAACAATCTGTACTTTAG
- a CDS encoding flagellar hook assembly protein FlgD, whose protein sequence is MSTIDPLQSNYWQPESVVPESNNNQSLGQEDFFSLLTTQLQYQDPSKPVDNAEMIAQMASFQTSEGIAELGTKFDTMNSIMNSSAALQASTLVGQKVLVPLDYGHNGGAGFDGVAVTGAATTNVKVSVENAAGEVVKVIDLGEGSGNMPFSWDGTDSNGNPMPEGKYNIKVNGVQGGKEISLPTATYASVGSVSLAGGTSGVVVNLEGLGGIAMSDVLEVAKA, encoded by the coding sequence GTGTCTACTATTGATCCGTTACAAAGTAATTATTGGCAGCCTGAATCGGTTGTTCCAGAGAGTAATAATAATCAGTCCTTGGGGCAAGAGGATTTCTTCTCGCTACTGACCACGCAGCTGCAGTACCAAGACCCCAGTAAACCCGTTGATAACGCCGAAATGATCGCTCAAATGGCGAGCTTTCAAACTTCTGAGGGTATTGCTGAGCTTGGTACCAAATTTGACACCATGAACTCGATTATGAATTCATCGGCTGCCTTGCAGGCGTCAACCTTAGTAGGTCAAAAAGTGCTGGTGCCTTTAGATTATGGTCATAACGGCGGCGCTGGATTTGACGGTGTAGCGGTGACAGGCGCAGCTACCACTAATGTAAAAGTTTCGGTCGAAAACGCGGCGGGTGAAGTCGTCAAGGTTATCGACTTAGGTGAGGGAAGTGGCAACATGCCGTTCTCTTGGGATGGCACCGATTCTAACGGGAATCCGATGCCGGAAGGTAAGTACAACATTAAAGTTAATGGTGTTCAGGGCGGTAAAGAGATCAGTTTACCCACCGCAACATATGCAAGCGTAGGTAGCGTGAGCTTAGCGGGTGGCACATCTGGCGTAGTCGTCAATTTAGAAGGCTTAGGTGGCATTGCAATGAGCGATGTTCTCGAAGTAGCCAAGGCCTAA
- a CDS encoding chemotaxis protein CheV yields MAGILDSVNQRTQLVGQNRLELLLFRLNGSQRYGINVFKVKEVLQCPPLTALPKLNPVIRGVAHIRGQTISVIDLSSATGGRPIEDVSKCFIIISEYNRSVQGFLVGSVERIVNMNWEDILPPPKGAGKFNYLTAVTEVEKELVSILDVEKILDEISPVDTTVSKEIVDEAAANVHIDKKVLVVDDSSVARNQVKRAVTSLGVEALLCQDGREALELLTTMAKDGPITDQIALVISDIEMPEMDGYTLTAEVRSHPDLKGLHIILHTSLSGVFNQAMVNKVGANAFIAKFNPDELAAAVRQSL; encoded by the coding sequence ATGGCGGGTATTTTAGATTCGGTAAACCAGCGTACGCAGCTAGTCGGTCAGAATCGCTTAGAGTTGTTGTTATTCAGGTTAAATGGGTCTCAGCGCTACGGCATTAATGTATTTAAAGTTAAAGAAGTCTTACAGTGTCCACCCCTTACCGCGTTGCCTAAACTAAATCCTGTTATCCGTGGTGTAGCCCATATTCGTGGCCAAACTATTTCAGTGATTGATCTAAGTTCAGCTACTGGCGGACGTCCAATTGAAGACGTGAGCAAATGTTTTATTATCATTTCTGAATATAACCGCTCGGTGCAGGGCTTTTTAGTGGGCTCGGTTGAGCGCATTGTTAATATGAACTGGGAAGATATTTTACCGCCGCCAAAAGGCGCTGGTAAGTTCAACTACTTAACAGCGGTTACAGAAGTTGAAAAAGAATTGGTTTCTATTTTAGACGTTGAAAAAATCCTTGACGAGATTTCACCGGTTGATACCACTGTAAGTAAAGAGATTGTTGATGAAGCCGCTGCCAATGTGCACATAGATAAAAAAGTGTTGGTTGTTGATGATTCTTCAGTGGCGCGAAATCAAGTTAAGCGTGCGGTAACTTCTTTAGGGGTGGAAGCCTTGCTTTGCCAAGACGGACGAGAAGCACTTGAGCTGTTAACAACGATGGCTAAAGATGGCCCTATTACTGATCAAATTGCGTTGGTGATTTCTGACATAGAAATGCCGGAAATGGATGGTTACACCTTAACTGCTGAAGTACGTTCTCATCCCGACTTAAAAGGTCTGCACATAATTTTACACACCTCTCTAAGTGGTGTATTTAACCAAGCTATGGTAAATAAAGTTGGCGCTAATGCCTTTATTGCTAAATTTAATCCAGATGAATTGGCTGCCGCTGTTCGTCAATCTTTATAG